A genomic window from Arthrobacter sp. FW305-BF8 includes:
- a CDS encoding CBS domain-containing protein encodes MSILARDIMTGGAECIGANETLEQAARKMKDLDVGSLPICGEDNRLKGMLTDRDIVVRCLAEGGDPKSTKAGDLAEGKPVTIGADDTVEEAIRTMQQHQVRRLPVIDGHDLIGMLSQADIARNYPEDRVGELVEFISY; translated from the coding sequence ATGTCCATCTTGGCACGCGACATCATGACCGGTGGGGCAGAGTGCATCGGCGCCAACGAAACCCTGGAACAGGCGGCCAGGAAGATGAAAGACCTCGACGTTGGTTCCCTCCCGATCTGCGGTGAAGACAACCGGCTCAAGGGCATGCTGACCGACCGGGACATCGTGGTCCGCTGCCTGGCGGAAGGCGGCGACCCCAAGAGCACCAAGGCAGGCGATCTCGCCGAAGGCAAGCCCGTGACCATCGGCGCCGACGACACAGTCGAGGAAGCCATCAGGACCATGCAGCAGCACCAGGTGCGCAGGCTGCCGGTCATCGACGGCCACGACCTGATCGGAATGCTCAGCCAGGCCGACATTGCCAGGAACTATCCGGAGGACCGGGTGGGCGAACTAGTGGAGTTCATCTCCTACTGA